The following proteins are co-located in the Camelina sativa cultivar DH55 chromosome 12, Cs, whole genome shotgun sequence genome:
- the LOC104731420 gene encoding uncharacterized protein LOC104731420: MKTALFVLFLLLLCVLAINANQQEEINQESPPTIYHQKLLYKVQQWRTSLKESSAAELKLSSAIIVAGVLCFFASLISSAGGIGGGGLFIPIMTIVAGLDLKTASSFSAFMVTGGSIANVISNLFGGKALLDYDLALLLEPCMLLGVSIGVICNRVLPEWLITVLFAVFLAWSSLKTCRNGVKFWKIESEIARGKGHERPEKGRGEIEEDTKNLKAPLLEAQVNKNKSKLPWTKLGVLVIVWASFFVIYLLRGNKDGKGIITIKPCGVEYWILLSLQIPLALIFTKLALSRTESRPECSPSNQKNQEDTRLDQSTRLMFPVMSFLAGLLGGIFGIGGGMLISPLLLQAGIPPQITAATTSFMVFFSATMSAVQYLLLGMQNTDTAYVFSLICFFASLLGLVLVQKAVAQFGRASIIVFSVGTVMSLSTVLMTSFGALDVWTDYVAGKDMGFKLPC; encoded by the exons ATGAAGACGGCCctttttgtcctttttcttcttcttctctgtgttTTGGCAATCAATGCGAATCAACAAGAAGAGATCAATCAAGAGAGTCCACcaacaatatatcatcaaaagcTGCTATACAAGGTCCAACAATGGAGAACATCTTTAAAAGAATCAAGTGCTGCAGAACTCAAGCTATCTTCAGCGATCATTGTGGCTGGAgtgttatgtttctttgcttCCTTAATCTCTAGCGCGGGTGGAATCGGCGGTGGAGGTTTATTCATTCCAATCATGACTATAGTTGCAGGGCTAGACTTGAAAACAGCTTCAAGCTTCTCTGCTTTTATGGTAACCGGTGGTTCCATTGCTAACGTAATCAGCAATCTCTTTGGTGGAAAAGCCTTGCTTGATTATGACTTAGCTTTACTTCTTGAGCCTTGTATGCTTCTAGGAGTGAGTATTGGTGTTATCTGCAACAGAGTTCTGCCTGAGTGGCTCATCACTGTTCTTTTCGCGGTGTTTCTGGCTTGGTCTAGCTTGAAGACTTGTAGAAATGGAGTCAAGTTCTGGAAAATTGAGTCTGAGATTGCGAGAGGAAAAGGACATGAGAGGCCCGAGAAAGGACGAGGTGAAATAGAGGAGGATACAAAGAACCTTAAAGCACCTTTACTTGAAGCTCaggttaataaaaacaaatcaaagcttcCATGGACAAAACTTGGTGTCTTGGTTATTGTTTGGGCGTCTTTCTTTGTTATTTATCTTCTCCGTGGGAATAAAGATGGCAAG GGAATCATAACGATAAAGCCTTGTGGTGTGGAGTATTGGATTCTGCTTTCACTTCAGATACCTCTTGCTTTGATTTTCACAAAGCTGGCTCTCTCGAGAACAGAAAGTCGCCCAGAATGTTCCCCAAGTAATCAG aaaaatcaagaagataCAAGACTGGACCAGTCCACGCGGTTAATGTTCCCGGTAATGTCATTTTTAGCTGGTTTATTGGGAGGTATATTCGGTATTGGAGGTGGAATGCTTATAagccctcttcttcttcaagctggGATACCACCACAG ATAACAGCAGCAACTACTTCTTTCATGGTGTTCTTCTCAGCAACAATGTCTGCAGTTCAATACTTATTGTTAGGAATGCAAAACACAGACACAGCTTACGTGTTTTCCTTGATTTGCTTCTTTGCTTCACTTCTGGGACTTGTTTTGGTTCAGAAAGCTGTAGCTCAGTTTGGAAGAGCTTCCATTATAGTGTTCTCGGTTGGGACAGTGATGTCTCTGAGCACAGTCCTTATGACAAGTTTTGGAGCTCTTGATGTTTGGACTGATTATGTGGCAGGCAAGGACATGGGTTTCAAGCTGCCATGTTAA